TGGGGGCCTCGTCGCGCTCCCCCTCGCCGATCACGATCGTGCCCTCGATGTCGACGCTCTCCATCTCCTTGCGCATGGCCTCCACGGCCACCTGGTCGGCGTACTTGCGGTCGCCCTGGCCCATGGTGTGGGCCGCGGCGATAGCCGCACGCTCCACGACCCTCACGAACTCCAGGGGCAGATCGTCACGAATCATAGATGGGCTCCTTGGCTTTGCGGTCGGGTGGTCCTACTTGGTGGGGGCCGCTAACGAGAAGGCGGGTAGCTCGACGCGCCGCGGCCGATCCTGCCGGTAGCCGAGGGCGTAGTCCGCTTGCATGATCTTATGGATCTCGCGGGTGCCCTCGTAGATCACCGCGGCTTTGCTGTTTCGGAAGAAGCGCCCGGCCGGGTACTCGTCCGAAAAGCCGTTGCCACCGTGGATCTGGACGCAGTCGGAGGCCGCCCGCTCGCTCTTCACGGTGGCGAACCACTTGGCGAGCGAGGTCTCCCTGGTGTTGCGCTTGCCTTGGTTCTTGAGCCAGCCCGCGCGCAGCCAGAGGAGCCGGGCGGCGTCGTAGTCCGAGACCATCTCCGCGATCATCTCCTTCACGAGTTGGTGCTCGCCGATCGGTACCCCGAAGGTCTTCCGCTCCCGGGCATACTTCACGGAGGCGTCGAGGCAGGCCCGGATCAGCCCCGTGGCTCCGGCGGCTACCGTGTAGCGGCCGCTCTCGAGGGCGAACATGGCCACCCGGAAGCCCTCGCCCTCCCGGCCCAGCAGGTTCTCGGCGGGCACCTCCACCTCCGCCAGGTGGAAGCCCCCGGTGTTGCCGGCCAAGATCCCCCATTTCTCCTTCATGCTGTAGGAGGTGAAGCCCTTGAACCCACGCTCCACGATGAACGCGCTCAGGCCGCTGTGGTCGCGTTTCTTCTTCTTGTCCTGGTCGGTCCAGGCGATGACCAGGAAGTGGTCGGCCACGTCGGCCAGGCTGATCCAGGTCTTCTCGCCGTTCAAGACGTAGCGGTCGCCCCGACGGACCGCGGTGGTTTGGATCCCGACCGCGTCCGAGCCGGCGTTGGGCTCGGTGAGGCCATAGCTGGCGATCTTCTCCCCCTGGGCCTGGGGGAGGAGATACTTCCGCTTCTGCTCTTCCGTACCCCAGCACCAGAGGCTCATCGAGTTGAGGCCCACGTGCACGGATATGATCACGCGCAGGTGGGTGTCCACGTACTCGAGCTCCTCCGAAACGAGGCCGAGGCTGATGTAGTCCATCCCCGCTCCCCCGTACTCCTCGGGGATGCAGATCCCCAGGAGCTGGAGGTCGGCCATGTCCTTGAGGAACCTCCTCTCGAAGCGGTGTTCGCGGTCGAGGTCGTGGATCCGGGGGGCCACCTCCTTGCCCGCCCAGTCCCGGACCGTCTTTTCAACCGCCCTGTGCTCCTCCGACAGCTCGAAATCGATCATGAACGCGGCTCCTCGATTCGGTCCGGGGCCTCCGGCAGCTCCTCCGCGTCCTCGGGGAGGCCCACGCCCTCGGCAAGGACCCGGCGGGCAGCGGCTGCGTCCTCCACCGGGACCAGCACCCGCACCAAGGCAAAGGA
Above is a genomic segment from Vicinamibacteria bacterium containing:
- a CDS encoding acyl-CoA dehydrogenase family protein, which codes for MIDFELSEEHRAVEKTVRDWAGKEVAPRIHDLDREHRFERRFLKDMADLQLLGICIPEEYGGAGMDYISLGLVSEELEYVDTHLRVIISVHVGLNSMSLWCWGTEEQKRKYLLPQAQGEKIASYGLTEPNAGSDAVGIQTTAVRRGDRYVLNGEKTWISLADVADHFLVIAWTDQDKKKKRDHSGLSAFIVERGFKGFTSYSMKEKWGILAGNTGGFHLAEVEVPAENLLGREGEGFRVAMFALESGRYTVAAGATGLIRACLDASVKYARERKTFGVPIGEHQLVKEMIAEMVSDYDAARLLWLRAGWLKNQGKRNTRETSLAKWFATVKSERAASDCVQIHGGNGFSDEYPAGRFFRNSKAAVIYEGTREIHKIMQADYALGYRQDRPRRVELPAFSLAAPTK